The genomic DNA TCGGCGTACCGCCGAGGGCCGCGCGGAACTCCGACCCCGACTGGAACCGCTCCCCCGGCGCCTTGGCCAGCGCCCGCATGATGCCGGCGCCGAGGTCGGCAGGGCAGTCGGGGCGGATCCGGGTGAGCGTCGTCGGCTGCTCGGAGATGTGCTTCGAGACCACGACCCGGTTCGGTCCGACAAAGGGGGGATGCCCCGCCACCATCTCGTACGCCACGACGCCGAGTGAGTAGAGGTCGCTCCGGGAGTCGACCTCTTCGCCGGCCGCCTGCTCCGGGCTCATGTAGTTCGGGGTGCCGACCACCATCCCCTGCCCCGTGACCGGTCCGTCCGCTCCCGCCGGCTCGGCCGCCAGCGCGCGCGCGATGCCGAAGTCCGCCAGCAGCGCCCGACCGCTCCCCGCCTCCAGGAGAATGTTCTCCGGCTTCACGTCGCGGTGCACCAGCCCGGCGCTGGCGGCCGCGTCGATGGCGGCGGCGATGTCCATCGTGATGCGGCGTGCCTCTTCGGGGGGCAGCTTCCCCTCGCGGTTCAGCCGCTCCCGCAGCGATTCGCCCGGGACGCGGTCCATCACGAAATAGAGGATGTCGTCGGCTTCGCCGGCGGTGTAGACGGTGACGATGTTCGGGTGCCGGAGCCGCGCAATCATGCGCGCCTCGGCGAGGAACCGCTCGGCGATGGACGAGTGGATGGCCAGTTCGGGGTGGACCGCCTTGACCGCCACGTCGCGAGCCAGCGTCACGTCGCGGGCAAGGAAGACGACGCCCATGCCGCCGCGACCAAGCTCCGGACCCAGGACGTACTGGGATCCGAGCGCGGCCTGCAGGCGCTCAGCGAGTCCGGGGCCTGCCTGGGGTTTGGTCACCCGCGGGCTCCACGTGTGAGGGGAATCGTCCGTGACTGGCGGTGGGGCCGCACCGCCGATGGGCTCTTCAAAATACACACCGGCCCCCTTCCAGACAGGGAGATGTATTGGGTGGGATGCCTGCCGCACGAGAATGGTTGCCCGGCCGGCCCCGCCGCCCCTATTCCGGTTGGACTGCTGTTGAGGGGAGACGCCTAGCGTGCCCCCCACCACACCACTACGGAGCCAGCCCGTGCCTGATTCACTTGTCCAGATGCCGGAGGGGCCGCCGACCATCGCCGCCGTCCTCCTCCCCGCCGAACGGGCCAAGGTGGAGGCCGCCGGCCAGGGGTGTTTCACCCTCCTGCACCGTGACTCGGTGCCGGAGGCCGTCCGCGCCGTCCGGGAGCGGCCGGTGGATGGCATCCTCCTCTCGGTCCACCGCTGTCCCAGCACGGAGGTCCGAGACGTCCGCCGCCTGGTCCACGACTTCCCCGGCATCCCCACCGTGGCGCTCGTCTCGACACACGACGCCTCCGCCAGCGAAACGCTCCTTCAGCTCGGAGCCACCGGCCTGCGGCAGGTGGTCGACATTACGGGCCCCTCGGGCTGGCAGCGCCTTCGGCAGCTCATGGCCGCGCCGGTGACCCGGGCTGCCGCCCGGATCCAGGGGCCGCTGATCCACGCATTGGGCGATGCACCGGCGGACCTGCGCTTCTTCTTTGAGATGCTGGTCCGTCTGGCCCCGGACCTCACCACCGTCCGCGCCCTCTGCCGCGCCTGCGAAGTACGCCCCAGCACCCTCATGTCCCGCTTTGCCAGGGCGGGGCTGCCTTCACCCAAGGGGTATCTCGCCAGCGTGCGGCTCCTCCACGCCGCGCACCTCCTCGAGGCGCCGGGGCGATCGATTGCCGACGTGGCCTACCGGATGGAGTACTCCTCGCCGCAGAGCTTCGGCAGGCACATCCGGGCCATGCTCGGCATCACGAGCCTCGAATTCCGGCGCCGGTTCCCCTTTCCCACTGCGCTTGCACGGTTTCTCGACCTCATGGTCGTGCCCTACGGAGGCGTCTGGCCCGTCTTCCATCCCCTGGAAACAGGGAGCTGGGACAGCGGACACTGTTTGGCGGGTCAGGCCCCTCCTCCTGCGTGACCGGCCCGTTGCGGTGAACGGCAGCTCGGCTCTAGCTTGGGGCGGCTTCCCTAACCGCGAGTGTGCCCGTGTTGCTTCGTCGCCTGACCGCCGTGCTGGCCCTGCTGGGCACGACCGCCTGCTCGCGGGACCCCTCCCCCGAGGCGCTGCAGCGCACGCTGAGCGCGCATCCCGAAGTGCTCGTCGGGGCCATCCGGGCGCACCCCACCGAGTTCATGCAGGCCCTCAACGCCGCCTTCCAGGCGTCGCAGGCCGCGCAGCAGCAGGCCGCGGCCGCCAGGATCGATGCGGAATTCCAGAACCCGAAACAGCCCGATTTGAGCGACCGCGTATCGCTCGGCAGTCCGTCGGCGCCAGTCACCATCGTCGAGTACACCGACTTCGAGTGTCCCTACTGCCGCGAGTCGGTGGCGGTGATGCATCAGCTGCTCGAGCAGTATCAG from Gemmatimonadales bacterium includes the following:
- a CDS encoding helix-turn-helix domain-containing protein, with product MPDSLVQMPEGPPTIAAVLLPAERAKVEAAGQGCFTLLHRDSVPEAVRAVRERPVDGILLSVHRCPSTEVRDVRRLVHDFPGIPTVALVSTHDASASETLLQLGATGLRQVVDITGPSGWQRLRQLMAAPVTRAAARIQGPLIHALGDAPADLRFFFEMLVRLAPDLTTVRALCRACEVRPSTLMSRFARAGLPSPKGYLASVRLLHAAHLLEAPGRSIADVAYRMEYSSPQSFGRHIRAMLGITSLEFRRRFPFPTALARFLDLMVVPYGGVWPVFHPLETGSWDSGHCLAGQAPPPA